GGGTTGTTGACTCATTCCGTAAACCAGAGTTTATAGCTGAAGAGATTATCGATGCTACTACAGATAGTTGGTATGAAGAACCCGGTTACGGTAATTATGTAAGTGTCGAAGGGTTTGTAATTAATGGTGTTTATTATCCGGTTTCGATTACTAGTCGGTTGCCTACCATACCTCCTTTCACAGAGACTGGATTACAGACACCTTGCGAATTATCACCATTTAAAAGAAAACTTATTGAAAATATGGCAAGAAAGGCAGTAGATGCAATGAAGTTGAGTTGTTGCGGCACGCATACAGAAATAAAATTACTCAAAGACAACAAGATGTGTTTAATTGAAACGGCCGCTAGATTACCCGGAGCTTCGATAACAATGATGGTTGAAGACGCCTTTGGTGTTGATTTAATAGGCTCTCTTGTTGAGTTACTTTTATATGGTAAGTCAGATTCTATTCCCTCTACTATGATAGATAGTAATTATATACAATCTACAGGTTCCGTTGCTTTAGTACCTACTGATGCTTCAGGACGTCCGTGGAAAACCAAACCTAAACTTAATAAAAATATTGATATAAGCAAGATAATTCCAAAGGGAGTCAAGTATGAAGTTATTTGGAATAAAGGATTATTTGATGGGCAAGAAGTGCAATCTTATGATTTAAAGAAAGGGTATTTTAATTTTCTTGGAGGAGTATATCTTAAAGCTGAGAAAACTCATGATATTATGCTTGCTCAACTTTCAATTTTAAATAATCTAGAAGATCTTCTGAATAATAGTAAGGATAATTAAATTGGGAAATTTGAAAGCTTTATTAAAACAGACTTGGCCGGTGCTATTAAGTCAGTTAGCCGTCACTCTTTATGGAGTGATAGATACTATTTTTGCAAGTCAACTATCACCTGACTCACTTGTGATAGTAAGCGTTAGTTCTAACATATATTCAACGGTGTATATTACTTTTTCAAGTGTTTTATATATATTAATGCCATACGTATCACAATTATTTGGGGCAAATAAAAAAAATGAAATGGTGGGTGTTTTAGGGCAAGGTTTTTGGCTGTCTATTTTTTTATGCATCCCTATACTTTTTTTTCTTATTTTCCCAGAACCATTTCTATATATAACTTCCCTTCCTAATGATTATGTATATATAGTGAAAAGATATTTGATAATAGTATTATTCAGTGTTCCAGCATTGATGATGTTTAGAGTTTACTTTGCCTATTGCGCAGGGATTTTGAAACCTGCGAATGTTATGTATCTGAATATTATAGGTCTTATTCTTAAAATTATAACTTCTTATGTGCTTATTCATGGTTTTATTGGATTCCCAGCGTTAGGGGTTTATGGTTG
The sequence above is drawn from the Yersinia intermedia genome and encodes:
- a CDS encoding ATP-grasp domain-containing protein, with amino-acid sequence MKKICYVVGIAGASLDYSLPRIIKKGRVYALVAAPISQEKIDVLTEFCVDVNIIPNLTSELFDEASLELEIIEYANKINADAIVTLDEFSVVAVSMAAEKLNLRGAGVNVKRSRNKFLMRESFSEAGVPNPKYLKLTAATDTSNLLKTLNTPFIIKVTEGAGSYCHTLINRKSDFEIEFQLLLDKVSTVGYDKSLGVVDSFRKPEFIAEEIIDATTDSWYEEPGYGNYVSVEGFVINGVYYPVSITSRLPTIPPFTETGLQTPCELSPFKRKLIENMARKAVDAMKLSCCGTHTEIKLLKDNKMCLIETAARLPGASITMMVEDAFGVDLIGSLVELLLYGKSDSIPSTMIDSNYIQSTGSVALVPTDASGRPWKTKPKLNKNIDISKIIPKGVKYEVIWNKGLFDGQEVQSYDLKKGYFNFLGGVYLKAEKTHDIMLAQLSILNNLEDLLNNSKDN